A single window of Jiangella alkaliphila DNA harbors:
- a CDS encoding inositol monophosphatase family protein — MTADPADLLTLAEKTAREAGDLVRDRREAVERMAVAGTKSTPTDVVTESDTAAEALIRSRLFAARPDDGFVGEEDGVVLGSTGVDWVVDPIDGTVNYLYGIPQYAVSIAAQVDGVVRAGVVHNPASGETWTAVLGGGALLDGRPVRVSACTSLSLALVGTGFGYDAARRSRQAAVLLEIVPIVRDIRRAGAAALDLCAVASGRLDAYYERGLNPWDLAAGGLIAAEAGAVVGGLHGAPAGNDLAMAATPGVAAELTALLERLGADHD, encoded by the coding sequence GTGACGGCCGACCCCGCCGACCTGCTCACCCTGGCCGAGAAGACCGCCCGCGAGGCCGGTGACCTGGTCCGGGACCGGCGCGAGGCGGTGGAGCGGATGGCCGTCGCCGGCACCAAGTCGACGCCCACCGACGTCGTCACCGAGTCCGACACCGCCGCCGAGGCGCTGATCCGGTCCCGCCTGTTCGCCGCCCGCCCCGACGACGGCTTCGTCGGCGAGGAGGACGGCGTCGTGCTCGGCTCGACCGGCGTCGACTGGGTGGTCGACCCGATCGACGGCACCGTCAACTACCTGTACGGCATCCCGCAGTACGCCGTCTCCATCGCCGCCCAGGTCGACGGCGTCGTGCGGGCGGGTGTGGTGCACAACCCGGCGAGCGGCGAGACGTGGACGGCGGTGCTCGGCGGCGGGGCGCTGCTGGACGGGCGCCCGGTGCGGGTGTCGGCCTGTACGTCGCTGTCGTTGGCGCTGGTCGGGACCGGTTTCGGCTACGACGCGGCGCGGCGGTCGCGGCAGGCGGCCGTGCTGCTGGAGATCGTGCCGATCGTCCGCGACATCCGCCGGGCGGGCGCGGCGGCACTGGACCTGTGTGCCGTGGCGTCGGGCCGGCTGGACGCCTACTACGAACGCGGCCTCAACCCCTGGGACCTCGCCGCCGGCGGCCTCATCGCCGCCGAGGCCGGCGCCGTGGTCGGTGGGCTGCACGGCGCCCCTGCGGGCAACGACCTCGCGATGGCGGCGACGCCCGGTGTGGCCGCCGAACTGACCGCCCTCCTCGAACGCCTCGGCGCCGACCACGACTGA
- the sepH gene encoding septation protein SepH, with amino-acid sequence MRELRLIAVSEDGAHLILSGRDGEQLALRVDDRLLAAIRGDRARLGQLDIRLESQLRPRDIQARIRAGESVDSVAAVAGMPREKVERFAGPVLAEREHIAGRARQATVRRLGGDGPPQTLEAAAGATAKTHGADPDLVEWDAWRREDGRWLVRFAWAGEEEDSALFSFDPSGRTVIPEDDNARSIAGVLPAEAPADPEPDVPAGPARLSVVGSDPRPAAASPSADDEGPDLPAFLKPAGVGVGPVRGLVRDLDHDDPAEQDDDEFENTTPIPAARRNRRTSRTGRERRRREPDLFHEHAPEPAEPPADADDDAVTSERLRLSDIAQHVEAEDEAAEADLAPTADEPAPPARKTSSSRKGRPSVPSWDEIMFGRRKND; translated from the coding sequence GTGCGCGAGCTCCGGCTGATCGCGGTCAGCGAGGACGGCGCCCATCTGATCCTCTCCGGCCGCGACGGTGAACAGCTGGCGTTGCGGGTGGACGACCGCCTGCTCGCCGCGATCCGAGGCGACCGAGCGAGGTTGGGACAGTTGGATATCCGGCTCGAAAGCCAGCTACGTCCACGCGACATCCAGGCACGCATCCGGGCCGGCGAGTCCGTCGACTCCGTGGCCGCGGTGGCGGGGATGCCACGCGAGAAGGTCGAGCGCTTCGCCGGCCCCGTCCTCGCCGAGCGCGAGCACATCGCCGGCCGGGCCCGGCAGGCGACGGTGCGCCGGCTGGGCGGCGACGGCCCGCCGCAGACCCTCGAGGCCGCCGCGGGCGCGACCGCCAAGACGCACGGCGCCGACCCCGACCTCGTCGAGTGGGACGCGTGGCGGCGCGAGGACGGACGCTGGCTGGTCAGGTTCGCCTGGGCCGGCGAGGAGGAGGACTCCGCCCTCTTCTCGTTCGACCCGTCCGGCCGCACCGTCATCCCCGAGGACGACAACGCCCGCTCCATCGCCGGCGTGCTGCCCGCCGAGGCGCCCGCCGACCCCGAGCCCGACGTGCCGGCCGGCCCGGCCCGGCTGTCCGTCGTCGGGTCCGACCCGCGCCCGGCCGCCGCGTCCCCGTCCGCCGATGACGAGGGCCCCGACCTGCCCGCGTTCCTCAAGCCGGCCGGGGTGGGCGTCGGCCCGGTGCGCGGCCTGGTCCGCGACCTCGACCACGACGACCCCGCCGAGCAGGACGACGACGAGTTCGAGAACACCACACCGATCCCGGCCGCCCGTCGCAACCGGCGCACCAGCCGGACCGGCCGCGAGCGCCGCCGCCGCGAGCCCGACCTGTTCCACGAGCACGCCCCGGAGCCGGCCGAGCCGCCCGCCGACGCTGACGACGATGCGGTCACCAGCGAGCGGCTGCGGCTCAGCGACATCGCCCAGCACGTCGAGGCCGAGGACGAGGCGGCCGAGGCCGACCTCGCACCCACGGCCGACGAGCCGGCCCCGCCCGCCCGCAAGACCAGTTCGTCGCGCAAGGGCCGCCCGAGCGTCCCCAGCTGGGACGAGATCATGTTCGGCCGCCGCAAGAACGACTGA
- a CDS encoding ferrochelatase translates to MSITDPYDALLVVSFGGPEGQDDVIPFLENVTRGRGIPSERLEEVGEHYRLFGGRSPINDQNRALIANLEHELAERKISLPVYWGNRNWDPYLADELARMRDDGVQRVAAFVTSAYDSYSGCRQYREDLWRAVEKVGPGAPRIDRLRHSFDHPGFVTANADGVVGALGDLPRDVADAARIVYVTHSIPNAMADTSGPTGGAYVAQHQAVAAAVSEQVAARTGVARAHDIVYCSRSGPPSMPWLEPDVNDHLAALASQGVESVVLAPIGFLSDHMEVAYDLDTEALATAKELGIAAARAATAGTHPDFVDTVIDLLLERSAVERGESVVRASIGAPGPAADVAPAGCCPNLREDLPALCGVDSPPYP, encoded by the coding sequence GTGAGCATCACCGATCCCTACGACGCTCTCCTGGTCGTCTCCTTCGGCGGTCCGGAGGGACAGGACGACGTCATCCCGTTCCTCGAGAACGTCACCCGCGGCCGGGGCATCCCCAGCGAGCGGCTGGAAGAGGTCGGCGAGCACTACCGCCTGTTCGGCGGGCGCAGCCCCATCAACGACCAGAACCGCGCGCTGATCGCGAACCTCGAGCACGAGCTGGCCGAGCGGAAGATCTCGCTGCCGGTCTACTGGGGCAACCGCAACTGGGACCCCTATCTGGCCGACGAGCTGGCGCGCATGCGCGACGACGGCGTCCAGCGGGTCGCCGCGTTCGTCACCAGCGCCTACGACTCGTACTCCGGCTGCCGGCAGTACCGCGAGGACCTGTGGCGCGCCGTCGAGAAGGTCGGGCCGGGCGCGCCGCGCATCGACCGGCTGCGGCACTCGTTCGACCACCCCGGCTTCGTGACGGCCAACGCCGACGGCGTGGTGGGTGCGCTGGGCGACCTCCCGCGTGACGTCGCCGACGCCGCGCGGATCGTCTACGTCACGCACTCCATCCCGAACGCCATGGCCGACACCTCCGGCCCGACCGGTGGCGCGTACGTCGCCCAGCACCAGGCCGTCGCCGCCGCCGTCAGCGAGCAGGTCGCGGCGCGGACCGGCGTCGCCCGGGCGCACGACATCGTCTACTGCTCGCGCAGCGGCCCGCCGTCGATGCCGTGGCTGGAGCCGGACGTCAACGACCACCTCGCCGCGCTGGCGTCGCAGGGGGTGGAGTCGGTGGTGCTGGCGCCGATCGGGTTCCTGTCCGACCACATGGAGGTCGCGTACGACCTCGACACCGAGGCGCTGGCGACGGCGAAGGAGCTGGGCATCGCGGCGGCTCGGGCGGCCACCGCCGGGACGCACCCCGACTTCGTCGACACCGTCATCGACCTGCTGCTCGAGCGGTCCGCCGTCGAGCGCGGCGAGTCCGTGGTGCGGGCCAGCATCGGCGCCCCCGGCCCCGCCGCCGACGTCGCGCCGGCCGGCTGCTGCCCCAACCTGCGTGAGGATCTCCCCGCCCTGTGCGGCGTCGACTCGCCCCCGTACCCGTGA
- a CDS encoding D-arabinono-1,4-lactone oxidase: MLWQNWARTVQARPVRVERPASADEAAAVLVAAARDGLRVKPVGAGHSFTTIAATDGVQVRLDGLSGLLALDTTAHTATVGAGTRLHELNALLTERGYGLTNMGDIAVQTVSGAVATGTHGSGRASASLSEQVVALEIALPDGSVRRVSASDDADLFQAARLGLGALGIVTTVTFRVEPAFTLRSTVERTTLDAVVERFGDLEAEDHCDLYWLPFTNAVQLTVNRRTGEPAAPPNPVAAWWSGDVVENAGLAVVQRLTRAAPKTTPAVNAVAARLIGGRTFVDAAPKVFTTTRRVRFHEMEYALPRSAATGALQALRDLTARGPWRVAFPVEVRLAPADDVWLSPAHGRDTVYVATHAYPRTDYTGWFSAVERLWTEYGGRPHWGKLHTRDSGYLHDQYQRMGSFRAVRDRVDPERIMANEYLEQVLDE, translated from the coding sequence ATGCTTTGGCAGAACTGGGCGCGGACTGTCCAGGCGCGCCCGGTCCGGGTCGAGCGGCCGGCGAGCGCCGACGAGGCCGCCGCCGTGCTCGTCGCGGCCGCCCGCGACGGTCTGCGAGTCAAGCCGGTCGGCGCCGGGCACAGCTTCACCACGATCGCGGCGACGGACGGCGTCCAGGTGCGGCTGGACGGGCTCAGCGGCCTGCTCGCGCTCGACACGACCGCGCACACCGCCACCGTCGGCGCCGGCACCCGGTTGCACGAGCTCAACGCCCTGCTCACGGAGCGCGGCTACGGGCTGACGAACATGGGCGACATCGCCGTCCAGACGGTGTCCGGGGCCGTCGCGACCGGCACGCACGGCAGCGGCCGGGCCAGCGCGTCGCTGTCGGAGCAGGTGGTGGCGCTGGAGATCGCGCTGCCCGACGGCTCGGTGCGGCGGGTGTCGGCGTCCGATGATGCCGACCTGTTTCAGGCCGCGCGGCTGGGCCTCGGCGCCCTGGGGATCGTGACCACTGTCACCTTCCGGGTCGAGCCGGCCTTCACGCTGCGCTCGACGGTGGAGCGGACGACGCTGGACGCCGTCGTCGAGCGGTTCGGCGACCTCGAGGCCGAGGACCACTGCGACCTGTACTGGCTGCCGTTCACCAACGCCGTCCAGCTCACCGTCAACCGCCGCACCGGCGAGCCGGCCGCGCCGCCGAACCCGGTCGCCGCCTGGTGGTCCGGCGACGTCGTCGAGAACGCCGGGCTGGCGGTCGTCCAGCGGCTGACCAGGGCCGCGCCCAAGACCACCCCGGCCGTCAACGCCGTCGCCGCCCGGCTGATCGGCGGCCGCACGTTCGTCGACGCCGCGCCGAAGGTGTTCACCACGACGCGGCGGGTGCGGTTCCACGAGATGGAGTACGCGCTGCCCCGGTCCGCCGCGACCGGCGCGCTCCAGGCGCTGCGGGACCTGACGGCGCGCGGGCCGTGGCGCGTCGCGTTCCCCGTCGAGGTCCGCCTCGCCCCCGCCGATGACGTCTGGCTCTCCCCCGCCCACGGCCGCGACACCGTCTACGTCGCGACCCACGCCTACCCCCGCACCGACTACACCGGGTGGTTCTCCGCCGTCGAGCGCCTGTGGACGGAGTACGGTGGGCGGCCGCATTGGGGAAAGCTCCATACCCGCGATTCGGGGTATCTTCACGATCAATACCAGCGAATGGGGTCCTTCCGGGCGGTCCGCGACCGGGTCGACCCCGAGAGGATCATGGCCAACGAGTACCTCGAGCAGGTCCTGGACGAATAA
- a CDS encoding phosphodiester glycosidase family protein, translating to MSSTTARRRWLTSLSTLTASAVAVGLLSTVPAANAAEGDGPPLTDDAIELVDRTEQIGPGITLRELTSVTPTGWYDQHILTADLANPAVTSDLISGEYVAERAPTSVLVNDADAVAGVNGDFFDINNSGAPLGAEVRDGELLKSSDYGNWTHVGVGMDGIGRAVDMTLDATATLAGTARPVASLNASNMLSGSPRDAIIAYTSAWGTYRRSIGVNGATDVASVLVQDDRVVTVDPSTAGEGAIPGGAFVLVGREAGAAAIRALRPGDAVTLAYELSDEIAQQMRFVVGSNRELVRDGVARPDSELDNDVHPRTVIGFKDDGQTMLLVTNDGRQPPVTGMTMRELARFMVRLGAETAWNLDGGGSTSMVAAPLGEETATVRNSPSDGAERPDPNGVGLFVAPGNGRPKQLVITPGEEEARAFPGLHRTLTAKAVDNHLTPVDLDPAAVRWRSSGGTFDGSVLAVPEGRRGRVVVHATSGAAQGVRSVEILGELNSLELSTSRVSIGDPVPQNAVQVAVTGRDAQGYAAPVELVDLDLSYDASVIDVAASGSGLKITPLAAGGTVLELSVAGQTLKLPVTVGVQTVQVYDFQDDYAANGRWTRNGTAGVRMDILDDPEGIRLEFGAARNKGITAASNPNRWVEIPGQPLRVRLKIKSDVFVPSGLTYAGFWDAQGTSVGVYGTGLQPSDEWQYATFVIPSTAVFPIRFNSFQGINTAVDQQVPGRFVIGGLEADIPSQIDLPEQAPLRADPLISADGQPQQGADWTFATLSDVQFTASAPDLTQVAVAALNRIRAEEPDLVVLNGDIVDRGLPEDIALARETLEEGGCDLIAAGAEPDDDPGTVPCYYVPGNHESYGVNNTQGTLAAWEAEFGQPYRTFDHKGTRFILLNSALGSLRGSDWDQLPMLQEALATAADDDSVSNVMVFAHHPVDDPAETNSSQLGDRMEVQLVERLLADFRTEANKGAAMVGSHAQIVDVQRQEGVQYVVHPSSGKAPYGTPDRGGFTGWVEWSVDGDDSGAQQWLSADVRAFAQEVVVEAPETVEVGRAVTVGGHVVQPSGVLPGSRVVPLAYPMSVHWSGDDGLAIGSGAAAISRARAEGKVAILDPVTRQLTGLRTGEVTLEVTNDSMRAYTGDESMAPVTGRTTVRVVAAAGPGARVDAAAPVFTAVAADAAGTVQPVTLTNSGDRPLVVSGLSVTADEFALAGPSACTAAPVQPGASCEVPVRFTPSAAGETATADLVVETNAPGDAVEVALTGAGAAPAAADGDAPGQD from the coding sequence ATGTCGAGCACCACAGCACGACGTCGATGGCTGACGTCGTTGTCCACGCTGACGGCGTCCGCAGTCGCCGTCGGCCTGCTGAGCACCGTGCCCGCAGCCAACGCCGCGGAGGGCGACGGCCCGCCGCTGACCGACGACGCGATCGAGCTGGTCGACCGTACCGAGCAGATCGGCCCCGGCATCACGCTGCGCGAGCTGACCTCCGTCACCCCGACCGGGTGGTACGACCAGCACATTCTCACCGCCGATCTCGCCAACCCGGCCGTCACCAGCGACCTCATCTCCGGCGAGTACGTGGCCGAGCGGGCGCCGACGTCGGTGCTGGTGAACGACGCGGACGCGGTCGCCGGCGTCAACGGCGACTTCTTCGACATCAACAACTCCGGCGCCCCGCTCGGCGCGGAGGTGCGCGACGGCGAGCTGCTGAAGTCCTCCGACTACGGCAACTGGACCCACGTCGGCGTCGGCATGGACGGCATCGGCCGCGCGGTCGACATGACGCTGGACGCGACGGCGACGCTGGCCGGCACCGCCCGCCCCGTGGCGTCGCTGAACGCGTCGAACATGCTGTCCGGCTCGCCGCGCGACGCGATCATCGCCTACACGTCGGCGTGGGGCACCTACCGCCGCTCGATCGGCGTCAACGGCGCCACCGACGTCGCGTCCGTGCTGGTGCAGGACGACCGCGTCGTCACCGTCGACCCGAGCACGGCCGGCGAGGGGGCGATCCCCGGCGGCGCGTTCGTGCTGGTCGGGCGCGAGGCCGGCGCGGCCGCCATCCGCGCGCTGCGGCCGGGCGACGCCGTCACATTGGCCTATGAGCTCAGCGACGAGATCGCCCAGCAGATGCGCTTCGTCGTCGGCTCCAACCGCGAGCTGGTCCGCGACGGCGTCGCCCGGCCCGACTCCGAACTCGACAACGACGTCCACCCGCGCACCGTCATCGGGTTCAAGGACGACGGCCAGACGATGCTGCTGGTCACCAACGACGGCCGGCAGCCGCCCGTCACCGGCATGACGATGCGCGAGCTGGCCCGGTTCATGGTCCGGCTGGGCGCCGAGACGGCCTGGAACCTCGACGGCGGCGGCTCGACGTCGATGGTGGCGGCCCCGCTCGGCGAGGAGACGGCGACCGTCCGCAACAGCCCGTCCGACGGCGCCGAGCGGCCCGACCCCAACGGCGTCGGCCTGTTCGTCGCGCCGGGCAACGGCCGGCCCAAGCAGCTGGTCATCACGCCCGGCGAGGAGGAGGCGCGGGCCTTCCCCGGCCTGCACCGCACTCTGACGGCCAAGGCGGTCGACAACCACCTCACGCCGGTCGACCTCGACCCGGCGGCGGTTCGCTGGCGCAGCAGCGGCGGCACGTTCGACGGCTCCGTCCTGGCGGTGCCGGAGGGCCGGCGCGGCCGCGTCGTCGTCCACGCGACGTCCGGCGCGGCGCAGGGCGTGCGCAGTGTGGAGATCCTCGGCGAGCTGAACTCGCTGGAGCTGTCCACCAGCCGGGTCTCGATCGGCGACCCGGTCCCGCAGAACGCCGTCCAGGTCGCCGTCACCGGCCGCGACGCCCAGGGCTACGCCGCGCCCGTCGAGCTGGTCGACCTCGACCTCAGCTACGACGCGTCGGTCATCGACGTGGCGGCGTCGGGCAGCGGCCTGAAGATCACGCCGCTGGCCGCCGGCGGGACCGTCCTCGAGCTGAGCGTCGCCGGCCAGACCCTGAAGCTGCCGGTGACCGTCGGCGTCCAGACCGTCCAGGTGTACGACTTCCAGGACGACTACGCCGCCAACGGCCGCTGGACCCGCAACGGCACCGCGGGCGTCCGGATGGACATCCTGGACGACCCGGAGGGCATCCGGCTGGAGTTCGGCGCGGCCCGCAACAAGGGCATCACCGCCGCCAGCAACCCGAACCGGTGGGTCGAGATCCCGGGCCAGCCGCTGCGCGTCCGGCTGAAGATCAAGTCCGACGTGTTCGTCCCGAGCGGCCTCACCTACGCCGGCTTCTGGGACGCCCAGGGCACCTCCGTCGGCGTCTACGGCACCGGGCTGCAGCCGTCGGACGAGTGGCAGTACGCGACGTTCGTCATCCCGTCGACGGCGGTGTTCCCGATCCGGTTCAACTCGTTCCAGGGCATCAACACCGCCGTGGACCAGCAGGTGCCGGGCCGGTTCGTCATCGGCGGCCTGGAGGCGGACATCCCGTCGCAGATCGACCTGCCCGAGCAGGCGCCGCTGCGCGCCGACCCGCTGATCTCCGCCGACGGCCAGCCGCAGCAGGGCGCCGACTGGACCTTCGCCACGCTGTCCGACGTCCAGTTCACCGCGTCGGCGCCGGACCTCACCCAGGTCGCCGTCGCCGCGCTGAACCGCATCCGCGCCGAGGAGCCCGACCTCGTCGTGCTCAACGGCGACATCGTCGACCGAGGCCTGCCCGAGGACATCGCGCTGGCCCGGGAGACGCTCGAGGAGGGCGGCTGCGATCTCATCGCCGCCGGCGCCGAGCCGGACGACGACCCCGGCACGGTCCCCTGCTATTACGTGCCGGGCAACCACGAGTCGTACGGCGTCAACAACACCCAGGGGACGCTGGCCGCGTGGGAGGCCGAGTTCGGCCAGCCGTACCGGACCTTCGACCACAAGGGCACCCGGTTCATCCTGCTGAACAGCGCGCTCGGCAGCCTGCGCGGCTCGGACTGGGACCAGTTGCCGATGCTCCAGGAGGCGCTGGCGACCGCGGCCGACGACGACTCCGTCAGCAACGTCATGGTCTTCGCCCACCACCCGGTCGACGATCCGGCGGAGACGAACTCCAGCCAGCTCGGCGACCGCATGGAGGTGCAGCTGGTCGAGCGGCTGCTGGCCGACTTCCGCACCGAGGCCAACAAGGGCGCGGCGATGGTCGGCTCGCACGCCCAGATCGTCGACGTCCAGCGGCAGGAGGGCGTCCAGTACGTCGTCCACCCGTCGTCGGGCAAGGCGCCCTACGGCACCCCGGACCGCGGCGGCTTCACCGGCTGGGTCGAGTGGAGCGTCGACGGGGACGACTCCGGCGCACAGCAGTGGCTCAGCGCCGACGTCCGGGCGTTCGCGCAGGAGGTCGTCGTCGAGGCGCCGGAGACGGTCGAGGTCGGCCGCGCGGTGACCGTCGGCGGGCACGTCGTCCAGCCGTCCGGCGTCCTGCCGGGCAGCCGGGTGGTGCCGCTGGCCTACCCGATGTCGGTGCACTGGTCCGGCGACGACGGCCTGGCCATCGGCTCCGGCGCGGCGGCGATCAGCCGGGCGAGGGCCGAGGGCAAGGTCGCGATCCTGGACCCGGTGACGCGGCAGCTGACCGGCCTGCGCACCGGCGAGGTGACGCTCGAGGTCACCAACGACTCGATGCGCGCCTACACCGGCGACGAGTCGATGGCCCCGGTCACCGGGCGGACGACGGTCCGGGTCGTGGCCGCTGCCGGTCCGGGTGCACGGGTCGATGCGGCGGCGCCGGTGTTCACTGCGGTGGCGGCCGACGCGGCCGGCACCGTCCAGCCGGTGACGCTGACGAACAGCGGCGACCGGCCGCTGGTGGTCTCCGGGCTGTCGGTGACGGCGGACGAGTTCGCGCTCGCCGGTCCGTCGGCGTGCACGGCGGCGCCGGTCCAGCCGGGCGCGTCGTGCGAGGTGCCGGTCCGGTTCACCCCGTCGGCCGCCGGTGAGACGGCGACCGCGGACCTGGTGGTCGAGACGAACGCCCCCGGCGACGCCGTCGAGGTCGCCCTGACCGGTGCGGGCGCCGCACCGGCCGCGGCGGACGGCGACGCACCCGGCCAGGACTGA
- a CDS encoding RNA polymerase sigma factor, with protein MADLSVSELVEAASGGDQLAWDRLVDDHASLVWAVVRSHRLYGGDAEDAFQSTWLRLVENLGRLAQPERLPAWLVTTARRECLRLLRRGGAELPDLHIADRADDAAAPDPGPVEALLAREEQVAVLHAFQRLRPRCQDLLRLTVAAADPRYADVAAELDMPVGSVGPTRQRCIEHLRRLLHDGDTSDNTSDNTSDGTTSAADTARDTDDTGPARAHPRTGRR; from the coding sequence GTGGCCGATCTGTCCGTCAGCGAACTGGTCGAGGCGGCGTCCGGGGGCGACCAACTCGCCTGGGACCGCCTGGTCGACGACCACGCGTCGCTGGTCTGGGCGGTCGTCCGGAGTCACCGGCTCTACGGCGGCGACGCCGAGGACGCGTTCCAGAGCACGTGGCTGCGACTGGTCGAGAACCTGGGCCGGCTGGCCCAGCCCGAGCGGCTGCCGGCCTGGCTGGTCACCACGGCGCGCCGCGAGTGCCTGCGGCTGCTGCGCCGGGGCGGCGCCGAACTGCCGGACCTCCACATCGCCGACCGCGCCGATGACGCCGCTGCCCCAGATCCCGGCCCGGTCGAAGCGCTGCTGGCCCGCGAAGAGCAGGTCGCGGTGCTGCACGCGTTCCAGCGGCTGCGGCCGCGTTGCCAAGACCTGCTGCGGCTCACGGTGGCCGCTGCCGACCCGCGCTACGCCGACGTCGCGGCCGAGCTCGACATGCCGGTCGGCAGCGTCGGGCCGACCCGGCAGCGCTGCATCGAGCACCTGCGCCGGCTCCTCCACGACGGCGACACCAGCGACAACACCAGCGACAACACCAGCGACGGCACCACCAGCGCGGCGGACACCGCCCGCGACACGGACGACACCGGCCCGGCCCGCGCCCACCCGCGCACGGGCCGGCGCTGA